CACGCATCGCCGTTGTCCGCTTTGCAGATGCCATAAGGCACCATTTTGATATCTTTTTGAACAACATCGTCTTCAAAGCGGCGGCCAATCAGGCGCTTAACCGCATACAGCGTGTTGTTAGGGTTAGTCACTGCCTGGCGCTTGGCGCTTTGACCAACCAGAATTTCGTTGTCATCTGTGTAAGCAACAATAGAAGGCGTCGTCCGAGTACCTTCTGCATTCTCGATAACCTTAACCTTGTCACCGTCCATCACGGCAACACAGGAATTGGTCGTTCCTAAGTCAATACCAATGATTTTAGCCATGTTCGTTCTCCGCTTTTCTCATTCGCCGCTGTCGGCGTAAAAACTGTCTTGTTGCTAGATATTGGCCCGTTTCGCCAAACTTCAAGTCTGATCGGGCCGCTAATTCAAAAAAATCTGCTTTAGGGGGCCTTAGCCACCACCACCATCGCCGCTCTCAGCAAGCGACCATTGAGGGTGTAACCTTTCTGCATCACTTCGATAACAGTATTGGGCTCAGCATCAGGGCTGGGCACCATTGCCATCGCTTGGTGATATTCAGGATTAAAAGGCTCGCCAGTCGGGTCAACCGCCTCAACATTATGTTTTGCCAACGCATCGGTTAATCCCTTTAAGGTCAGATCAACCCCTTCCAGCATCGGCTTTAGGTCGTCATTGCTCCGATCCGCAGATGAAAGCGCTCGATCCAAGTTATCCACCACCGTCAGCATGTCACCGGCAAATTTCTCAAGGGCAAACTTCTTGGCATTTTCGGCATCTTTCTCTGCCCGACGCCGAGCATTTTGCGCTTCAGCAGCGGCGCGCAGCGCCTGCTCTTTCGCGTCTGCCGCTTCTTGTTTAGCGGCCTCCAGCTGCGCCTCAAGGCTCAACTCTTCGTTGGATTCCACGGCCTCTTCCGGGGCCTCTGGCTCAAGTTGAGCTTCGTCTTCAATTGGGTTTTTGTCTTGCTCCTCAGCCACGCTACATTCTCCATTAAGGGCAAAAAAATAGCGGCGATAGTGCCGCGATGATTGAAATATGGGGTTAACCCTCTTCTTTTCAAGGCAAGCGCAGATAATTTTCATTGAAGCCGGACGAAGGACTTGTCGACAGGCATAAAAATACTGTACAAATATACAGACAAGTACCAAACGCAATGATTAACCCATCACCACTATTCAGGTTGCGCCATATGCTGACCCATCTGAGCATCAGTAACTACGCTATTACCGAGCGGTTAGAAATTGAACTAAACAAAGGTATGACTGTACTGACCGGCGAAACCGGCGCAGGTAAGTCGATTATGCTCGATGCCCTGGGCCTGGCGCTGGGTGACCGGGCAGATAGCAGTATTGTCCGCACTGGGGCAGATCGGGCAGATATTCACGCCACCTTTGATATCAGCAACATTCCAGCTGCGAAGCAGTGGCTAGAACAACGCGAGCTGATCAGCGGCGACGACTGCCTGCTGCGCCGAGTCATCACCAGCGAGGGACGCTCCCGAGGCTTCATTAATGGCCAGCCAAGCACCCTGCAAGACATGCGAGAATTGGGCGGCCGGCTCATCGACATTCACAGCCAACACGCCCACCAATCGCTGCTAAAAAAACCTTATCAACGCCGCTTGCTGGATGCCTTTTCCCAATCAAGCCAGCTCTGCGACAGCGCGCATCAACATTATCTTGAATACCAGAGCGTCAGCAAAACCCTGGACAAACTAGAAAACCAGCAGGCCGAGCACCACGCCCAAGAACAACTGCTACGCTACCAGCTCGACGAGCTTGAGCGGCTGGGACTGCACACCGGCGAAGTTGAAGAACTGGAATCCCTCCAACAGCAGCTGGCCAATGCCGAGCAAATTCTCAGCGCCAACCACCACAGCTTGGCGCTGTGTAAAGAAGGCGAGGTCAATGCACTGGGAGTCATACACCAAGCCTTGTCATCACTGCAAAGCGGCGATTATCAACACCCCGCACAAGCCAACGCTTCGCAATTACTGGAAACCGCAAAAATTCAAATTGAAGAAGCGGCAAGGGAGCTGCAACAGGTTATTGATGCCACCGAAGTCGACCCCGGCCGACTACAAGAAGTCGAAGAACGACTGGACAGCATTTACCAAACCGCCCGCAAACACAAAATCCAGCCTGAAGAACTGATCGCGCTACAGCAAAACCTCAGCGAGCAGCTCGACGGACTCGACGCCAGCGATGAAAAACTCGATCAGCTGCGCAAACAGCGAGACCAAGCCTTACGCGACTACCAGAAGACGGCATCAGCTCTCAGCGACAAACGCGCCAAAGGCGCTGCCAAAATGAAAAAAGAAGTTGAAAAACAGCTTTCTGCACTGGCCATGAAGCACTGCCAGTTGGAGCTAGCGTTATCCACCTTAGAGAAAGACCAAGCCCACCCCTACGGCCAAGAAGAAGTCGAAATTCTGCTGAGCACGAACCCCGGCGCACCCAAAGGGCCTCTCAACAAAATTGCCTCTGGTGGCGAATTGTCTCGAATCAGCCTGGCCATCCAAGTGGTGACCGCTCAAGTTGCCGCCGTCCCTACCGTGGTTTTTGACGAAGTAGATGTCGGTATCGGCGGCGCCACGGCAGAAGTCGTCGGCCAGCTACTGAACACCCTAGGCACCCGCAGCCAAGTTTTATGCGTAACGCACCAAGCCCAGGTTGCCAGTCAGGGCGACCACCATATTCGCGTACAAAAAGTGGGGGACAGCAAAAAGCTGCGCACTGAGCTTAGTCACTTGAGCAGTGATGAAAAAATCGAGGAAATAGCCAGAATGCTCGGTGGTATTGCCATTACCGAAAACACCCTGGCCCATGCCAAAGAAATGCTGGGTACCCAACACTAACAACAGGCACCCGATACAGCCAAAGAAAAGCCGCATTGACTGCGGCCTTCAACAATAACAGCAATATTAAACAGAAAATTTTGCGGAGAGCTTACTTTGCCTTGGGGCGCACATAGAGAACCAGACTGTGATCAACCAGCTCAAAGCCATGCTCTTTTACCAGCTCCTTCTGTCGCCGCTCAATAACTTCGTCATAAAACTCAACGACTGTACCGGTTTCCATGCAAACAATATGATCGTGATGTTCGCCTTTTGCCAACTCAAAAACCGAATGCCCCGCTTCAAAATTGTGGCGCACCACCAGTCCCGCGGCTTCAAATTGAGTTAACACACGATAGACCGTGGCCAAACCAACATCTTCACCCGACTCCATCAAAGCCCGATAAACATCCTCGGCACTAAAGTGCTGAGTCTCGGTCTCAGCTTGCTCAAGCAACTGCAAAATCTTGACCCGAGGCAGTGTCACCTTTAAACCGGCTTTACGTAGCTCCTGATTTTCTAGTGACATGTAGACTGACCTTCGCGTTGAGATTGAGAATGCGCTATTATCCACGCCTCTGCACGTGATTGGAACCCTGAAGAAATGCTAAGACGTTTTGCCATAACAAGCCTATTGATAACTCTTGGCGCTTGTAGCTCCTTTGAGTTTCCCGGCGCGTATAAACTGGCCATTGACCAAGGCAACATTATTACTGGTGAAATGGTGTCACAACTGGAAGTTGGCATGAGCCGCAGCCAAGTTGAATACGTACTGGGAACACCGTTAATTCGCGACACGTTCTCGCCAAACCGTTGGGACTATTTGTATACCCTTGACGAGCGAGAAGGCAAAGTGGACCGCAATCAACTCAGCGTATTCTTTGAGAATGACCGGGTCGCCCGCTTTGATACCAACGTTAAACCCGAAGATGAAAAGCCGCCAGCAAAAGCACCAGAAGAACTGCTAGAAGATGCAGAAGACGCTGCTGACGACGCCGAAGAATAAGACTTATTTCTGAGCCTGGGCTTTTTCGGCTTTGACTCGTGCTGCTCGCTGCTTGCGAACCTCCTTGGGGTCGGCAATCAGCGGGCGGTAAATCTCTACCCTGTCTCCGTCTTCAACCAGCTGCTGCTCTGGCTTAGTCACGACCTTGCCAAACACGCCCAAGTCTGCCGACTCAATATCCAACTCCGGAAACTGATTCTGCAAGCCAGCGCGCCTGGCGGCATCTCTTACCGTACACGCTTCGTTTAGCTCAAGCGCGACAATACGCTGCCGGTCAGGTAGCGCATAGGCCACCTCAACATGAAGGGTTTTATTGTCCATGTAACTCCTTAGCCCTTTTCACAACCGCATCTACTAAATTATTTGCCACCGAATTAAACAGCTGTTTAGTCGCGGCACCAACCAATTTCCCCGCCAGCGAAAAACGTAACTGCAGGGTCACTTTACAGGCAGCCTCACTTAGCGGTAATAACAGCCACTCGCCCTCTAGGCTATCGAAGGGACCATCAAGCAACTTCAAACCAACCCGACGGGGCGGTTCCAGGGTATTGAGGGTGGTAAAGCTCAAACGGATACCCGCCCGGGCCAAATCCAGCCTGGCCTCCATCATATCTTCATCTTGACGAAGCACTTCAGCGCCAGTGCAGCCATCCATAAACTCAGGGTAAGCCTTCACGTCATTGATCAAATTGTAGATCAGGTCCGCAGGGTACGGCAGCAATGCACTACGGCGGATTTCTGTCATTTGCGATTCCTCAAGCCACTCGCTGATAAAGGCCGACCACTAACACGGCCAGTAATGCTGGCGGCGCAATATACCGCAACAAAGCCTGCCATAGCCAAAAAAAGCCATTATCCAACCAGTGATCTCGCACACCGTAAACCCGCTTTGGCACTCGCCATGCGGCAAACATGACAAAACAAAAGCCACACAATGGCAGCAAAATATGGGCTGCCACAATGTCTAGATATTCCATAAAACTCAGCGACGCCCATTGCAGCTCGCTGTCTGGCGCCAGAGAACTGATAGAGATATCGCCCAACAGCAACAGCACGCTACCAGCGCACAGAGCTGCCGCCCAACGACTCAGGCGCCAACGCTCAACCAAATAAGCCACCGACGGCTCCAACAGGGCCACCACCGTCGTCAGCGCGAGAATGGACAGCATTAAATACGTGGCAACACCAAAAATATCGCCAAAGGCAAGATTCACAAACGTGTAGGGCAAGCTAATAAACAGCAATGAGGGCCCTGGACCGGCAACGATATGCTGGTCCAGCACTAGCGCTAATACCGCAAATCCCCCCAGCAGCATCAGTGCAGTATCTAAAAACGCTAACGAAAAAAGCTGTCTTGAGACGGAACGGCCCGAAGGAAAATACGCGCCATACGCCATTAATGCACCGGTGGCGATACTCAAGGTATAAAAAGACTGCCGGAGCGCCGAAAATACCCCCTGCCAACCAAAGTCATCCCAACGGAAATCAAACAGCCAGCTTAATGCGCCGGCAAAATCCCCCAAGCTATAGGCGTAATACACCACAAATAACAAGGCAATAATCATCACCGGCAGCAAAACCCGCAGCGCCACGGCCATGCCTCGAATCACGCTCAAAGAAGACAGGGCCACCGCAGCAGCAATAAACACTCGCTGCCAAAAGCGCATTTGCTCTGGCGAGCTCATTAACATTTGAAATTCGTCGGCGACGGTTTCTAAACTGGCAGCGGCCATATGCTCGGCGGGAAGTTTAGGGATATACGCCAACAACCAGCCAGCAACCACGCTGTAATTAGCCGCCAACAACAGTGCCGCCACCGCAGCCATTTGCGGCAACAAGACCCAGTGGCGACTGGCCTTGGCAAAATGCACCAGCTGGTCGACCGAGTGAACCGGGTTAGCCCGCCCCCGCACAGCAATGCGCACTTCCGCCACCGCCACCGGCAACATAACCAAAAGTAAAAATCCGCAATATGCCAATAAATACAGACCACCGCCGTACTCGCCCATTTCAAATGGCGTTCGCCAATAGTCCCCCAGCCCCATGGCCAATGCCGTGGCTGCCGCGAGAAAAGTCCAACGGCTGGACCAAATTCCTTGTACCTTGCGTTTTTTCAATGCCATGGGGTGGCAAAATCCTTTCTTTGAAGCAGCGGTCTTTTTACCTGAGCCCACTCGCTTTTGCCAGCCAAGCAACAACATCTATACTCCGCACTGCCGCCCATCTCAATCAAGCGAAGGAAGCTAACTCAACAATCCTGGGCATTTTGACTGGCAATCTGGGCCAATTGACGCTTTTTCTGCCACTCTTTGCATGCAAAGAGTGTTAAGCGATGCATCTAGCCTTATAATCGCCAGCATGAGTAAAAAGAAACCTAATGCATCAAGCGGCACTATCGCCCTAAACAAACGCGCGCGACACGACTACAGCATCAGCGACCGCTACGAAGCTGGCGTGTCCCTGCAAGGCTGGGAAGTAAAAAGCCTGCGAGAAAGCAAAGTGCAAATCACTGACACTTACGTGGTGTTAAAAGATGATGAAGCTTTTTTGATCGGCATGAATATAAGCCCTCTGCTTAGCGCGTCGACCCACTTTGTCACTGACCCCATTCGCACCCGCAAGCTGCTGCTGCACCGCAAAGAGCTGGACAAGCTGTTTGAAGCCACCCAGCAAAAAGGCTACACCTGCGTGTGCACCGCACTGTACTGGAAGAAGCATCTCATTAAAGCAGAGATAGGACTGGCCAAAGGCAAAAAGGACCACGACAAACGGGAAACCGAAAAATCCCGGGACTGGGACCGACAGAAGCAGCGCTTGCTGCGCCAAAATAACGCCTAACGTCAGCGCCACTATGCTATGAAAACTCTCTACCTGTTACGACACGCAAAATCCGACTGGAACGGCGACAAAAAGCTCGATGATGCGCAGCGACCGCTAAGCAAACGCGGCAAACGTGATTGCCAACTCATCGCCAATGAACTTGAACAGCAAAAACGCCGCTTCAATAAGGTTTACTGTAGTTCTGCCATCAGAGCCAGAGAAACCCTGGCTCGATTTCAAGCAGAGTCTTCCGTGTTTGACGATGCTGACATCAATATTCAAGACGAGCTGTATACCTTTGATGCATCCGCACTGCTAAACACCCTCAAAGAGCTCCCCCAAGAACAAGACAATGCCGTTGTGATTGGCCACAATCCCGCTATGGCCGAACTCGCCGAGCAACTGTGCGACGGCAGCATTGGCCACGTCGGCACCGCAACATTTATAGAACTTCACGCCAACGTAGAATACTGGGATCAACTTCGAGGAGACTGCGCCAAGCTTGTCGAGATTTTACGGCCCAAGTATTTTCGCTAATCATTTGACTCACCAACCGTACTGCAAGGACGCCTTGACCACATGGACCCACATCCGGCCCTCAAAAATATTCGCATTGTTCACGACGTCTTAGTACTAAAAAAAAGCCACAAGCTCATTCGCCGGATGCAGCGCATACTGCCAGAACCAGAAATTCACGGTTATCAAGTGTGGGATTCGTCCTTTCTTATTATGGATTACTTACTACAAAACCCGCCCAAACGCGGTAGTAAAATCACCGAGATCGGCAGCGGCTGGGGCATTCTCAGCGTGTTTTGCGCACAGGAATTTGGCGCCAAGGTAACGGCGGTAGATGCTGACCAGCACGTATTTCCCTTTCTCGACGCCCATGCCACCCTCAATGA
The DNA window shown above is from Spongiibacter sp. IMCC21906 and carries:
- the recN gene encoding DNA repair protein RecN, with the protein product MLTHLSISNYAITERLEIELNKGMTVLTGETGAGKSIMLDALGLALGDRADSSIVRTGADRADIHATFDISNIPAAKQWLEQRELISGDDCLLRRVITSEGRSRGFINGQPSTLQDMRELGGRLIDIHSQHAHQSLLKKPYQRRLLDAFSQSSQLCDSAHQHYLEYQSVSKTLDKLENQQAEHHAQEQLLRYQLDELERLGLHTGEVEELESLQQQLANAEQILSANHHSLALCKEGEVNALGVIHQALSSLQSGDYQHPAQANASQLLETAKIQIEEAARELQQVIDATEVDPGRLQEVEERLDSIYQTARKHKIQPEELIALQQNLSEQLDGLDASDEKLDQLRKQRDQALRDYQKTASALSDKRAKGAAKMKKEVEKQLSALAMKHCQLELALSTLEKDQAHPYGQEEVEILLSTNPGAPKGPLNKIASGGELSRISLAIQVVTAQVAAVPTVVFDEVDVGIGGATAEVVGQLLNTLGTRSQVLCVTHQAQVASQGDHHIRVQKVGDSKKLRTELSHLSSDEKIEEIARMLGGIAITENTLAHAKEMLGTQH
- the fur gene encoding ferric iron uptake transcriptional regulator, translating into MSLENQELRKAGLKVTLPRVKILQLLEQAETETQHFSAEDVYRALMESGEDVGLATVYRVLTQFEAAGLVVRHNFEAGHSVFELAKGEHHDHIVCMETGTVVEFYDEVIERRQKELVKEHGFELVDHSLVLYVRPKAK
- a CDS encoding RnfH family protein; this encodes MDNKTLHVEVAYALPDRQRIVALELNEACTVRDAARRAGLQNQFPELDIESADLGVFGKVVTKPEQQLVEDGDRVEIYRPLIADPKEVRKQRAARVKAEKAQAQK
- the smpB gene encoding SsrA-binding protein SmpB, which codes for MSKKKPNASSGTIALNKRARHDYSISDRYEAGVSLQGWEVKSLRESKVQITDTYVVLKDDEAFLIGMNISPLLSASTHFVTDPIRTRKLLLHRKELDKLFEATQQKGYTCVCTALYWKKHLIKAEIGLAKGKKDHDKRETEKSRDWDRQKQRLLRQNNA
- a CDS encoding outer membrane protein assembly factor BamE, whose translation is MLRRFAITSLLITLGACSSFEFPGAYKLAIDQGNIITGEMVSQLEVGMSRSQVEYVLGTPLIRDTFSPNRWDYLYTLDEREGKVDRNQLSVFFENDRVARFDTNVKPEDEKPPAKAPEELLEDAEDAADDAEE
- a CDS encoding histidine phosphatase family protein, producing MKTLYLLRHAKSDWNGDKKLDDAQRPLSKRGKRDCQLIANELEQQKRRFNKVYCSSAIRARETLARFQAESSVFDDADINIQDELYTFDASALLNTLKELPQEQDNAVVIGHNPAMAELAEQLCDGSIGHVGTATFIELHANVEYWDQLRGDCAKLVEILRPKYFR
- the grpE gene encoding nucleotide exchange factor GrpE, producing the protein MAEEQDKNPIEDEAQLEPEAPEEAVESNEELSLEAQLEAAKQEAADAKEQALRAAAEAQNARRRAEKDAENAKKFALEKFAGDMLTVVDNLDRALSSADRSNDDLKPMLEGVDLTLKGLTDALAKHNVEAVDPTGEPFNPEYHQAMAMVPSPDAEPNTVIEVMQKGYTLNGRLLRAAMVVVAKAP
- a CDS encoding methyltransferase; translation: MDPHPALKNIRIVHDVLVLKKSHKLIRRMQRILPEPEIHGYQVWDSSFLIMDYLLQNPPKRGSKITEIGSGWGILSVFCAQEFGAKVTAVDADQHVFPFLDAHATLNDVKVKTKTALYQELTSKDLKGQKLLLGGDICFWDKLVKPLYSVIETAVAQKVGTIIIADPGRSPFHRLAKKCIKNFDAELIDWSVSHPKSGSGELLIIKGKG
- a CDS encoding sodium-dependent transporter; translation: MLLLGWQKRVGSGKKTAASKKGFCHPMALKKRKVQGIWSSRWTFLAAATALAMGLGDYWRTPFEMGEYGGGLYLLAYCGFLLLVMLPVAVAEVRIAVRGRANPVHSVDQLVHFAKASRHWVLLPQMAAVAALLLAANYSVVAGWLLAYIPKLPAEHMAAASLETVADEFQMLMSSPEQMRFWQRVFIAAAVALSSLSVIRGMAVALRVLLPVMIIALLFVVYYAYSLGDFAGALSWLFDFRWDDFGWQGVFSALRQSFYTLSIATGALMAYGAYFPSGRSVSRQLFSLAFLDTALMLLGGFAVLALVLDQHIVAGPGPSLLFISLPYTFVNLAFGDIFGVATYLMLSILALTTVVALLEPSVAYLVERWRLSRWAAALCAGSVLLLLGDISISSLAPDSELQWASLSFMEYLDIVAAHILLPLCGFCFVMFAAWRVPKRVYGVRDHWLDNGFFWLWQALLRYIAPPALLAVLVVGLYQRVA
- a CDS encoding type II toxin-antitoxin system RatA family toxin, whose amino-acid sequence is MTEIRRSALLPYPADLIYNLINDVKAYPEFMDGCTGAEVLRQDEDMMEARLDLARAGIRLSFTTLNTLEPPRRVGLKLLDGPFDSLEGEWLLLPLSEAACKVTLQLRFSLAGKLVGAATKQLFNSVANNLVDAVVKRAKELHGQ